The following coding sequences are from one Arthrobacter sp. 24S4-2 window:
- a CDS encoding carbohydrate ABC transporter permease, which yields MTTTTAQSGLSRARKGIAPGGGGSGSGNRKSKLSAQTTRTFIWLLIPSVVLLVLIHGYPLIYAAVQATHDGDLLQTGNFVAGDNFAAVLSSPAFWKAAQFTLMFTIVGVFGSWLVGLGLALLLRTRIPAGGTFKVLLLLPWVVPIVVSSTAWNWLVATPDSLIPSLFRNFGLGTPLFLADPNLAAITVMVFKVWVSFPFMMMMISAALASVDTTVYEAASMDGATRWQQFSQITLPLIARSTYISWILMTIFCVNDFPTIYLLTGGGPVNATTSLVVLAYRTVFQDFATGPGVAIAFLMTMTLVVISVLLYRQIRKSSVE from the coding sequence ATGACAACCACTACAGCGCAGTCCGGACTTAGCCGGGCCCGCAAGGGAATCGCTCCCGGCGGGGGCGGGAGCGGGAGCGGCAACCGCAAGAGCAAGCTGTCCGCTCAAACCACCAGGACGTTCATCTGGCTCCTGATCCCGTCCGTGGTCCTGCTGGTCCTGATCCACGGTTATCCCCTTATCTACGCGGCAGTCCAGGCCACGCACGACGGAGACCTGCTGCAAACTGGAAACTTCGTCGCCGGCGACAACTTTGCCGCTGTCCTGTCCTCCCCGGCCTTCTGGAAGGCGGCGCAGTTCACCCTGATGTTCACCATCGTCGGCGTGTTCGGCTCCTGGCTGGTCGGCCTGGGCCTGGCGTTGTTACTCCGCACCAGAATCCCCGCCGGCGGCACCTTCAAGGTCCTCCTCCTGCTGCCCTGGGTCGTCCCCATTGTGGTGTCCTCGACCGCCTGGAACTGGTTGGTGGCCACTCCGGACAGCCTCATTCCTTCCCTCTTCCGCAACTTCGGTTTGGGCACTCCGCTGTTCCTGGCCGATCCCAATCTCGCCGCCATCACCGTGATGGTGTTCAAGGTCTGGGTCAGCTTCCCGTTCATGATGATGATGATCTCGGCGGCCCTCGCCTCCGTGGACACCACCGTCTACGAAGCGGCCAGCATGGACGGCGCCACGCGCTGGCAGCAGTTCAGCCAGATCACCCTGCCCCTGATTGCCCGGTCCACTTACATCTCCTGGATTTTGATGACGATCTTCTGCGTCAATGACTTCCCCACCATCTACCTGCTGACAGGCGGCGGCCCGGTCAACGCCACCACTTCCCTGGTGGTCCTGGCCTACCGCACGGTCTTCCAGGACTTCGCCACCGGACCCGGCGTGGCCATCGCGTTCCTGATGACCATGACCCTGGTGGTTATCTCCGTTCTTCTGTACCGCCAGATCCGAAAGTCGAGCGTCGAATAA
- a CDS encoding ABC transporter substrate-binding protein, with the protein MSTKPSIASSAFSRRGFLGFAAAAASVPLLAACGGGSASQGGGGSAGGTIKFWDMPWATPAYNDAAKKIAEGFSGANSKASYQIIQWNNFYQTFSSAIASKTGPAVSTGGGFQAFQFEKQGQIAYADKVIEKLKSNGQFDDFLPGVLDPFKTDKGYVAVPWQLDMRVFWYRKSLFEKANVALPTDWPSLLEAGKALKKVGAFGFTTGAGSGNNYANHSMIMMMVNNGGGVFTKDGELDLMNDRNVEAMEFVLELVSNGIVDPAAVSYTTDNMSAQWKDGKAGYGLFQVNVPQRVGDTSGDLLVADPIKGPHGDKATIVFPNNIMMYTNTPSQEASEEFLVYYLGQLKELWRQKLMSALPVFKSITEIPEFASDPNNVKIVKEWQPIAKTFASQGNTLNANLAALDGGQALNQFSQTIITGKSDAKTALQTFQSALESVLKK; encoded by the coding sequence GTGTCTACCAAACCCTCCATCGCATCTTCCGCCTTCTCCCGGCGGGGGTTCCTGGGCTTCGCTGCCGCAGCGGCCTCAGTTCCCCTCCTGGCCGCCTGCGGCGGCGGCTCCGCTTCGCAGGGCGGCGGTGGAAGCGCGGGCGGAACCATCAAGTTCTGGGACATGCCGTGGGCCACCCCGGCGTACAACGACGCCGCCAAGAAGATCGCTGAAGGCTTCTCCGGGGCCAACAGCAAGGCCAGCTACCAGATCATCCAGTGGAACAACTTCTACCAGACGTTCTCCTCGGCGATCGCGTCCAAGACCGGTCCGGCAGTCTCCACCGGCGGCGGTTTCCAAGCCTTCCAGTTCGAGAAGCAGGGCCAGATCGCGTACGCAGACAAGGTGATCGAGAAGCTCAAGAGCAACGGCCAGTTCGACGACTTCCTGCCGGGCGTGCTGGACCCGTTCAAGACTGACAAGGGGTACGTAGCTGTCCCGTGGCAGCTGGACATGCGCGTGTTCTGGTACCGCAAGTCGCTGTTCGAGAAGGCCAACGTGGCACTTCCGACCGACTGGCCGTCCCTCCTCGAAGCCGGCAAGGCACTCAAAAAGGTCGGCGCGTTCGGCTTCACCACCGGTGCCGGGTCAGGCAACAACTACGCCAACCACTCCATGATCATGATGATGGTCAACAACGGCGGCGGTGTCTTCACCAAGGACGGCGAACTTGACCTGATGAACGACCGCAACGTCGAAGCCATGGAATTCGTCCTGGAACTGGTGTCCAACGGAATCGTCGATCCCGCCGCCGTCAGCTACACCACCGACAACATGTCCGCCCAGTGGAAGGACGGCAAAGCCGGCTACGGCCTGTTCCAGGTCAATGTCCCGCAGCGCGTTGGCGACACCTCCGGCGACCTGCTCGTGGCGGACCCCATCAAGGGCCCGCACGGGGACAAGGCAACCATCGTTTTCCCCAACAACATCATGATGTACACCAACACTCCGTCCCAGGAGGCATCCGAGGAATTCCTGGTCTACTACCTGGGCCAGCTCAAGGAACTGTGGCGCCAAAAGCTGATGTCCGCCCTGCCGGTCTTCAAGTCCATCACCGAGATCCCCGAGTTTGCGTCCGACCCCAATAACGTCAAGATCGTCAAGGAGTGGCAGCCCATCGCCAAGACCTTCGCTTCCCAGGGCAACACGCTGAACGCGAACCTCGCGGCCCTCGATGGCGGCCAGGCACTGAACCAGTTCAGCCAGACCATCATTACTGGCAAGTCCGATGCCAAGACCGCACTGCAGACCTTCCAGTCCGCCCTCGAATCGGTTCTGAAAAAGTAG